In the Gossypium raimondii isolate GPD5lz chromosome 9, ASM2569854v1, whole genome shotgun sequence genome, one interval contains:
- the LOC105798196 gene encoding uncharacterized protein LOC105798196 isoform X4: MSAKWRAIQHRHRYTYNAVVFPPSFIDSLNQSSLSASAPTFHRELQHLISLNSTYSQVNHVRKLASSFNELLVKEGEKNEALVSTAASFYLEVFFLENSMPLHKTLLSVLAKTKDVFQPVIAECFRLLCNEYRTMSDKKKRFSLSRVALSVMGMPKLGFLVDVIQDCAVLVCWDAVLGLKSVVLETEGWARPSPIVLEQCQEALSCMYYLFQKFPDEFKKLGGDDSNVMEIALGVLVSLLKSVAFSRDCFVAAGVSFFAAFQVCLSDQELGLFIIEGIFGQIVSSSCTNTEDSFSNVISKVPYKGDVCLDIRNLSGLNRLCLIRGILTAVPRMVLNTHFVVSRETCNDFESHGNVACSVKTILYDGILPELCNYCENPTDSHFNFHALTVMQICLQQIKTSMLANLTVASENYNPLPEDMETRMLKIIWNNLEDPLSQTVKQVHLIFDLFLDIQSSLCGAEGSEKIKTFLQKIASDLLRLGSRCKGRYVPLALLTKRFGAKTMLDMSPDLLFEIVQAYSDDDVCCAATSFLKCFLEYLRDECWSNYGIERGYALYRGHCLPPLLHGLASGISKLRSNLNTYALPVLLEVDVDGIFPLLACISIGPTEAENDLLYPDHDCKNMELRVEQKVAVLVSLLKVSRSLALIEGDIDFCDDSMTSNMDDMVEAKSFNPFALVCIKGIKVRILVGWLVLALTHIDESLRVDAAEFLFLSPKTSSLPSRLELSLMSEAVPLNMRSSSTGFQMKWSSLFRKFFSRVRTALERQFKQGSWQPRMNSEISDLCLCQGNEDNTVSRAEELFNFMRWLSCFLFFSCYPSAPYKRKIMAMELIQIMINVWPVLPSSQESSASMSPESCLYPYSVGITSPESTFLLVGSIIDSWDRLRESSFRILLHFPTPLPGISSDEMVQKVITWAKKLVCSPRVRESDAGALTLRLIFRKYVVDLGWRVTVSVSVVCSHSQNSPLNGDYHKCPAIHPVMEYVKSLIHWLDVAVEEGEKDLAEACKNSFVHGVLLALRYTFEELDWNSDAVLCSISDMRHALEKLLELVVRITSMALWVVSADAWYLPEDIDDMVDADAFLLDGPDEMDAALPSIEQEDKCTKSIRDARPSDQVVMVGCWLAMKELSLLLGTIIRKIPLPSYSCSGSIESGHPSYDSIDASVTAISEGMLDLKQLEKIGNHFLEVLLKMKHNGAIDKTRAGFTALCNRLLCSNDPMLCKLTESWMGQLMDRTVAKGQTVDDLLRRSAGIPAAFTALFLAEPEGAPKKLLLRALRWLIDVAKGSLLSPSETNCTNVSCQVSSTKSGQETDSTLVTETIATEKTSKIRDEGVVPTVHAFNVLRAAFNDTNLASDTSGFAAEALIVSICSFSSPYWEIRNSACLAYTSLVRRMIGFLNVHKRESARRALTGLEFFHRYPSLHPFVFNELKIATELLGDALLGQTESNLAKAVHPSLCPMLILLSRLKPSPIASETGDDLDPFLFMPFIMKCSTQSNLRVRILASRALTGLVSNEKLPTVLLNIASELPQAENQITASPVASIPLYPANGAHHVSYNLIHGLLLQLGSLVHVNCRNLADFSRKDQILGDLMKVLAMCSWFASPKRCPCPLLNCTFLQVLDHMLSVAKSCHLSKNLFAIRNLLLELSTECLDVEASYGFQYYDPTIAELRQQAASSYFSCLFQPSDEVGEEVFQIPKRSPLNSMLFQTHEVENSGFLERLIRSFSDSSYEVRLVTLKWLHKFLKSRPGNEINYLSSSDTRIIQNWTKANLQPTLMKLLELEKNHRCMYRILRIIFTSNLLKFQESEEKSDGTLYVGALDYDSVLQLWDRLISLLKLTRHAKTQEILICCLAICVRQFIRLFSCFILTDKGQKTAGYNESGQMERSACFYECITFYVNLIKERSSSSEPVNMRKAAAESMFASGLLEQAEVIASSVINQQISSKNSFSSFEHQDAVSTYAHQILEMWFTCIKLLEDEDDGIRQRAATDIQKFLPPKSSGTTSDTCGARTQVEKVIELSFDRLSSIFGHWIVYFDCLLRWVLDAGNYVISKGDLVRRVFDKEIDNHHEEKLLISQICCSHLEKLPITKSWAGKLFDNEEVRNYLLDWRSRFFQQLVSFAKDHIGKLGVDWIGGVASSQWAALQN; encoded by the exons ATGTCAGCCAAGTGGAGAGCTATACAACATCGCCACCGTTACACATATAACGCCGTTGTTTTCCCGCCTTCCTTCATAGATTCCTTAAACCAATCATCTCTTTCAGCCTCAGCTCCAACCTTCCACAGGGAGCTTCAGCATCTCATCTCTTTGAACTCTACTTATTCCCAAGTTAACCATGTCAGGAAGCTTGCTTCATCGTTCAATGAACTGTTAGTAAAAGAAGGTGAAAAGAATGAGGCCTTGGTTTCAACGGCAGCTTCTTTTTACTTGGAGGTTTTCTTTTTGGAAAATTCGATGCCTTTGCATAAGACTCTTTTGTCAGTTTTGGCTAAAACCAAGGATGTTTTCCAACCTGTTATTGCTGAGTGTTTCAGGTTACTTTGTAATGAGTATCGCACAATGAGTGATAAGAAGAAGCGTTTCTCTTTGTCACGTGTGGCTTTATCAGTAATGGGGATGCCAAAGTTGGGGTTCTTAGTTGATGTGATTCAAGATTGTGCTGTTTTGGTTTGTTGGGATGCTGTTTTGGGGTTGAAAAGTGTTGTTTTGGAGACTGAAGGGTGGGCTAGACCTTCTCCTATAGTTCTGGAGCAGTGTCAAGAGGCTTTATCTTGTATGTATTACTTGTTTCAGAAGTTCCCagatgaatttaaaaaattgggtGGTGATGATTCTAATGTAATGGAGATCGCTTTAGGGGTTTTGGTAAGTCTTTTGAAATCAGTGGCATTTTCGAGGGACTGCTTTGTGGCGGCTGGTGTGAGTTTTTTTGCTGCTTTTCAAGTTTGCCTCAGTGATCAAGAGCTTGGTTTGTTCATCATTGAAGGtatatttggtcaaattgtTAGTAGTTCTTGCACTAATACTGAGGATTCGTTTAGCAATGTTATTAGCAAAGTTCCTTATAAAGGAGATGTTTGCCTTGACATACGTAATCTCTCTGGATTGAATAGACTTTGTTTGATTAGAGGCATTCTTACTGCTGTTCCAAGAATGGTTCTAAATACACATTTTGTTGTATCTAGGGAAACTTGTAATGATTTTGAGTCCCATGGAAATGTTGCTTGTTCTGTGAAGACTATATTGTATGATGGGATTTTGCCTGAGCTGTGTAATTACTGTGAGAACCCCACAGATAGCCATTTTAACTTCCATGCATTAACTGTAATGCAAATTTGTTTGCAACAGATTAAGACCTCTATGCTGGCAAACCTTACAGTTGCATCTGAAAATTACAACCCATTGCCGGAGGATATGGAAACCCGAATGCTGAAAATAATATGGAATAACTTGGAAGATCCTCTAAGTCAAACAGTCAAACAAGTTCATCTTATATTTGATCTTTTCTTAGACATTCAGTCCTCTCTTTGTGGGGCAGAGGGTAGTGAGAAAATAAAGACATTCCTGCAAAAGATTGCTTCAGATCTGCTTCGTTTAGGGTCACGTTGTAAGGGGAGATATGTTCCTTTAGCTCTGTTGACCAAGAGGTTTGGAGCAAAGACTATGCTGGATATGAGTCCTGACCTGCTGTTTGAAATAGTACAGGCATACAGTGATGATGATGTATGCTGTGCAGCCACATCATTCTTGAAGTGTTTCCTTGAATATTTACGTGATGAGTGTTGGAGTAATTATGGTATTGAACGAGGGTATGCACTTTATAGAGGACATTGTTTGCCCCCACTTTTGCATGGTCTTGCTTCTGGGATTTCAAAGCTTCGTTCAAATTTGAACACATATGCTCTTCCAGTTTTACTGGAAGTGGATGTTGATGGTATATTTCCTCTACTTGCCTGTATCTCCATTGGGCCAACTGAGGCGGAAAATGACCTCTTATATCCTGATCATGATTGCAAAAATATGGAACTAAGAGTAGAACAGAAAGTGGCTGTTTTAGTTTCTTTGCTTAAAGTTTCTCGTTCACTTGCTCTGATTGAAGGGGATATCGATTTTTGTGATGACTCTATGACATCTAATATGGATGACATGGTAGAAGCAAAAAGCTTTAATCCCTTTGCACTTGTCTGCATAAAAGGGATAAAAGTTAGGATCCTTGTTGGGTGGCTTGTATTAGCATTGACACACATTGATGAGTCACTTCGTGTAGATGCTGCTGAGTTTCTTTTCTTGAGTCCCAAGACGTCTAGTCTTCCTTCCCGTTTGGAACTATCTCTAATGAGTGAAGCTGTGCCACTGAACATGAGATCTTCTTCAACAGGTTTTCAGATGAAATGGAGCAGCTTGTTTAGGAAGTTCTTTTCTCGGGTGCGTACAGCCTTGGAGAGGCAATTTAAGCAGGGAAGCTGGCAGCCTCGTATGAACAGTGAAATTAGCGATTTGTGTCTATGTCAGGGAAATGAGGATAATACAGTTAGCAGAGCAGAGgagctatttaattttatgaggTGGTTGAGTTGTTTTCTGTTCTTCTCTTGTTATCCTTCTGCTCCTTATAAGAGAAAAATAATGGCAATGGAGCTTATACAGATAATGATCAATGTTTGGCCTGTCCTACCTTCTTCTCAAGAAAGCTCAGCTTCTATGTCTCCTGAGAGCTGTCTTTATCCCTACAGTGTAGGAATTACTTCACCTGAATCCACTTTCCTTTTGGTTGGATCCATAATTGATAGTTGGGACAGACTGCGAGAGAGTTCTTTCCGCATATTGCTACATTTTCCCACTCCACTTCCTGGCATTTCGAGTGATGAAATGGTCCAGAAAGTAATTACATGGGCTAAGAAATTAGTTTGTAGTCCTCGTGTAAGAGAGAGCGATGCTGGTGCTCTAACCTTGCGGCTCATATTTAGAAAGTATGTGGTGGACCTGGGGTGGAGAGTCACAGTGTCAGTTAGTGTTGTTTGTTCTCACTCGCAGAATTCACCACTAAATGGGGATTATCACAAATGTCCAGCCATTCATCCTGTTATGGAATATGTTAAGTCGCTTATTCACTGGTTGGATGTTGCTGTGGAGGAAGGAGAGAAGGATCTCGCTGAAGCATGCAAGAATAGTTTTGTTCATGGTGTATTACTTGCTCTACGGTATACTTTCGAGGAATTGGATTGGAATTCTGATGCAGTCTTGTGTAGTATTTCAGATATGAGACATGCACTGGAGAAACTCTTGGAGCTGGTTGTGCGAATAACTTCAATGGCCTTATGGGTTGTTTCTGCTGATGCTTGGTATCTGCCTGAGGATATCGATGATATGGTTGATGCTGATGCTTTCTTACTGGACGGTCCTGATGAAATGGATGCTGCTTTGCCTTCAATCGAACAAGAAGACAAATGCACAAAATCTATTCGGGATGCAAGACCATCAGATCAGGTTGTTATGGTTGGCTGCTGGCTGGCTATGAAAGAG CTAAGTCTTCTTTTGGGGACCATTATTCGGAAAATACCTCTGCCAAGTTACAGTTGTTCAGGTTCAATAGAATCTGGACACCCCAGCTATGATTCTATTGATGCTTCAGTGACAGCAATATCTGAAGGAATGCTTGATCTAAAACAATTGGAGAAGATCGGGAACCATTTCTTGGAAGTTCTTTTGAAGATGAAACATAATGGTGCAATTGATAAGACAAGAGCAGGTTTTACAGCCCTTTGCAATCGTCTGCTTTGTTCAAATGACCCAAT GCTATGTAAGCTAACAGAATCTTGGATGGGGCAGCTTATGGATAGAACAGTAGCAAAAGGACAAACAGTCGATGATTTGCTACGAAGAAGTGCTGGTATACCTGCAGCATTCACTGCTCTTTTCCTTGCAGAACCAGAAGGTGCTCCAAAGAAGCTCCTCCTGCGAGCACTTAGGTGGCTTATAGATGTAGCTAAAGGGTCTTTGTTGAGTCCATCTGAAACCAATTGCACAAACGTCTCGTGCCAGGTTTCATCAACCAAGTCTGGCCAAGAGACTGATTCAACACTGGTAACTGAGACAATCGCGACTGAAAAAACCTCAAAGATCAGAGATGAAGGTGTAGTTCCAACAGTGCATGCCTTTAATGTCCTTAGAGCTGCTTTCAATGACACTAATCTTGCTTCTGATACTTCTGGTTTTGCTGCCGAGGCTTTGATTGTTTCAATTTGCTCATTCTCTTCACCATACTGGGAGATCCGGAACAGTGCTTGTCTGGCATACACTTCCTTGGTACGCCGGATGATTGGCTTCCTTAATGTTCATAAACGAGAATCTGCTCGACGTGCATTAACTGGGCTTGAATTTTTCCACAG GTATCCTTCGCTGCACCCATTTGTATTCAATGAACTGAAAATTGCAACTGAGTTGCTTGGTGATGCATTGTTGGGGCAAACTGAATCCAACCTGGCAAAAGCTGTGCATCCAAGTTTGTGCCCTATGCTGATTCTTTTATCCAGGCTCAAGCCTTCACCGATTGCAAGTGAGACTGGGGATGACTTGGATCCTTTCCTTTTTATGCCTTTCATTATGAAGTGCTCAACCCAAAGTAACCTGCGAGTTCGTATTCTTGCGTCGCGAGCTTTGACAGGGCTGGTATCTAACGAGAAATTGCCAACTGTTCTCCTTAATATTGCTTCTGAATTGCCTCAAGCAGAGAATCAAATTACTGCATCTCCTGTAGCATCAATCCCGTTATATCCAGCCAATGGAGCTCACCATGTTTcctataatttaattcatggaCTTCTATTGCAATTAGGTTCTCTTGTCCATGTAAATTGTAGAAATCTTGCTGATTTCTCGAGGAAAGATCAGATTCTTGGTGACTTGATGAAAGTTCTTGCAATGTGTTCGTGGTTTGCTAGCCCCAAAAGATGCCCTTGCCCCCTCCTTAATTGCACTTTCCTGCAAGTGCTGGATCACATGCTTAGTGTTGCGAAATCATGTCATTTGAGCAAAAATTTGTTTGCCATCCGAAATCTACTTTTGGAATTATCCACAGAGTGCTTAGATGTAGAAGCTTCTTATGGATTTCAATATTATGATCCAACGATAGCTGAACTTCGTCAACAAGCTGCTTCATCttattttagttgtttatttcaACCATCTGATGAAGTTGGTGAAGAGGTTTTCCAGATTCCAAAAAGATCTCCGTTGAATTCGATGTTGTTTCAAACCCATGAAGTGGAAAATTCTGGATTCCTGGAAAGGTTGATTCGCTCTTTCTCAGATTCATCATATGAAGTTCGACTAGTAACTTTGAAGTGGCTGCATAAGTTCCTCAAGTCTAGACCTGGCAATGAGATAAATTATCTGTCCAGCAGTGACACCAGAATTATACAGAACTGGACAAAAGCTAACCTTCAGCCTACACTGATGAAGCTCTTGGAACTGGAGAAGAATCATCGATGTATGTATCGCATTCTGAGGATTATTTTCACTTCGAACTTGCTGAAGTTTCAGGAAAGTGAAGAAAAGAGTGATGGAACCCTTTATGTTGGTGCCTTGGATTATGATTCTGTATTACAGCTTTGGGATAGGCTGATATCCTTGCTCAAGCTCACTCGACATGCTAAAACACAAGAAATACTCATTTGTTGTCTGGCAATATGCGTAAGGCAGTTTATAAGGCTGTTTAGTTGTTTTATTCTTACCGATAAGGGGCAGAAGACTGCTGGATATAATGAATCGGGTCAGATGGAAAGATCAGCTTGCTTCTATGAATGCATTACCTTTTATGTCAATCTAATTAAGGAGCGTAGTTCTTCATCCGAGCCAGTGAATATGCGCAAGGCAGCAGCGGAATCTATGTTTGCTTCTGGCTTATTGGAGCAAGCTGAGGTAATTGCTTCTTCTGTGATCAACCAgcaaatttcttcaaaaaattcattctcTTCTTTCGAACACCAAGATGCTGTAAGTACATATGCACATCAAATACTGGAGATGTGGTTCACGTGTATCAAACTGCTTGAGGATGAGGATGATGGAATTAGACAAAGGGCTGCCACCGACATCCAGAAGTTTCTTCCCCCCAAAAGCTCTGGAACGACATCCGACACTTGTGGGGCTCGAACACAGGTGGAAAAAGTTATTGAACTGAGTTTCGACCGACTTTCTTCCATATTTGGCCACTGGATTGTATACTTTGATTGTCTACTGCGGTGGGTGCTAGATGCAGGAAACTACGTAATATCCAAAGGTGATCTCGTGAGACGGGTTTTTGACAAGGAAATCGATAATCATCATGAAGAGAAGCTATTGATTAGTCAAATATGTTGTTCCCACTTGGAGAAGCTTCCGATTACAAAATCATGGGCAGGTAAATTGTTCGATAATGAAGAGGTCAGGAATTATCTACTTGATTGGAGATCAAGATTTTTCCAGCAGTTGGTATCATTTGCCAAGGACCATATCGGGAAACTCGGAGTTGATTGGATAGGTGGTGTAG CTTCGTCACAATGGGCTGCCTTGCAAAACTGA